A single region of the Podospora pseudopauciseta strain CBS 411.78 chromosome 1, whole genome shotgun sequence genome encodes:
- the PRP31 gene encoding U4/U6-U5 snRNP complex subunit prp31 (COG:A; BUSCO:EOG09264B2X; EggNog:ENOG503NWX2), whose translation MSSYADELLDDFGDDFGEEQGNDDDFFTDEGLANGAQVDTDMVEARNEGDGNEDADMIDEEAAAAAEDEAEAKGKIEKMNLGAVRDVRTVAGLMKTLKPVLEKIAHYEKQPAQSVDSVGNVEDHPEYHLLTQSNSLSTQIDNEIALVHKFIRDHYSVRFPELETLITNPLEYAKVVACLGNGPMDSDSIKGLLESTNNILGVSLKKVLDGPSLMIVTVEATTSKGQAMPEEELQRVVQACEMVISLDEAKKTLTQYVQSRMNIFAPNLTALIGSLTAAQLLNQAGGLTGLSKAPACNLPAWGSKKQNSSALATNVGIRQQGFIFQAPIIREVPSDLKKQAMKMFANKIVMCARTDCFHQFRDGSEGERLRDECLDRLDKLQAKPNAKGARALPAPDDKPSRKRGGRRARKAKEATAMTELRKAQNRVAFGKEEKEVGYGVGDSTKGLGMIGQRDDGRLRVAQIDQRTRAKLSAKSKGWGGTTSIGGASSSLRSLTGGGAGNISLASKGLRTSGVGTSLGGGATAGTVSSLAFTPMQGLELVDPKAMAESRKRKAEEEDRWFKGGTFTQIGGGSGGGGGGSGVFKKPALPPAKRVDTGSTKP comes from the exons ATGTCCAGCTACGCGGACGAACTCCTCGATGATTTCGGGGACGACTTTGGCGAGGAACAGGGCAACGATGACGACTTCTTCACAGACGAAGGACTCGCGAATGGCGCGCAGGTCGATACAGACATGGTAGAAGCACGCAACGAGGGCGATGGGAATGAGGACGCAGACATGATCGATGAAGAAGCTGCCGCAGCCGCTGAAGATGAAGCCGAAGCCAAGGGCAAGATCGAAAAGATGAACCTGGGCGCTGTCCGTGACGTTCGCACTGTCGCAGGTCTCATGAAGACGTTGAAGCCTGTTCTCGAG AAAATCGCACATTACGAAAAGCAGCCAGCACAGTCGGTCGACAGCGTGGGAAATGTCGAAGACCATCCCGAGTACCACCTGTTGACCCAGTCAAACAGCCTATCAACTCAGATCGACAATGAGATCGCGCTGGTACACAAGTTCATCAGGGACCACTACTCGGTCCGGTTTCCAGAGCTCGAGAcgctcatcaccaacccgtTGGAATACGCAAAGGTGGTTGCTTGCCTTGGAAATGGGCCGATGGACTCGGATAGTATCAAGGGGCTTCTAGAGTCAACGAACAACATTTTAGGGGTCTCCCTCAAGAAGGTTCTCGACGGGCCCTCACTGATGATTGTCACAGTGGAGGCGACTACATCCAAGGGACAGGCGATGCCTGAAGAAGAGTTACAACGAGTTGTGCAGGCCTGCGAGATGGTCATCTCGCTCGATGAAGCCAAGAAGACGCTGACCCAGTACGTGCAATCACGCATGAACATCTTCGCGCCAAATTTGACAGCTCTCATCGGCTCTCTCACTGCCGCACAACTTCTCAACCAAGCGGGTGGTCTCACCGGTCTCTCGAAAGCCCCAGCCTGCAACTTACCAGCCTGGGGTtccaagaaacaaaacagcTCGGCCCTTGCCACGAACGTGGGCATCCGCCAGCAAGGCTTCATCTTCCAGGCACCCATCATCCGCGAGGTTCCCAGCGACCTCAAGAAACAAGCCATGAAGATGTTCGCCAACAAGATCGTCATGTGCGCCCGTACCGACTGCTTCCACCAGTTTCGCGACGGCTCCGAAGGCGAGCGTCTCCGAGACGAGTGCCTCGACCGTCTGGACAAACTCCAAGCCAAGCCCAATGCTAAAGGCGCCCGTGCCCTGCCAGCGCCAGACGACAAGCCCAGCAGGAAACGCGGTGGTCGCCGCGCCCGCAAAGCAAAGGAGGCGACCGCCATGACAGAGCTACGCAAGGCCCAAAACCGCGTCGCCTTTGgtaaggaagaaaaagaagttGGCTACGGCGTAGGAGACAGCACCAAAGGCTTGGGTATGATTGGTCAGCGAGACGATGGACGTCTCCGGGTCGCTCAGATTGACCAGCGCACGAGGGCAAAGCTCAGCGCGAAGAGCaaagggtggggagggacgACTTCGATTGGGGGTGCGTCGTCCTCGCTCAGGAGTTTGACTGGTGGCGGGGCGGGGAATATCAGTCTGGCGAGCAAAGGGCTGCGGACCTCGGGCGTCGGGACGAGTTTGGGGGGTGGCGCGACGGCGGGGACGGTTTCGTCGCTTGCGTTTACGCCTATGCAGGGGTTGGAGCTTGTTGACCCGAAGGCGATGGCGGAGAgcaggaagagaaaggcggaggaggaggataggtGGTTTAAGGGGGGGACGTTTACGCAGATTGGCggggggagtgggggtggagggggtgggagtggtgtTTTTAAGAAGCCTGCGTTGCCGCCTGCTAAGAGGGTTGATACGGGGTCTACAAAGCCTTGA
- the CLF1 gene encoding NineTeen Complex (NTC) component (COG:A; EggNog:ENOG503NVIZ) encodes METSRGPPRVKNKAAAPVQISAEQLLREAVDRQEVALQKPTQRFEDLEELKEYQGRKRREYEDYVRRNRVRLANWLQYAQWELEQKELARARSVFERALDVHPNNTQLWIRYIEAEIKSRNINHARNLLDRAVTRLPRVSSLWYKYLYVMEMLGDIPGTRQVFDRWMQWHPDENAWAAYIRLEKRYGEYDRAREIFRAFTAVHPEPRTWLKWAKFEEEHGTTDLVREVFQTAIQTIAELLGDDAVDEKIFIAFARYEARLGEYERARAIYRFGLDNLPRSKSMILHAQYTTFEKQFGDREGVEDVIITKRRRLYEEQVKENPKNYDVWFDFARLEESGGNADRVREVYERAIAQVPPTQEKRHWRRYIFLFLFYAIWEEREAKDIERARQIYDTCLGLIPHKKFTFAKIWVAKAHFEIRQGQLTTARKTLGRAIGMCPKDKLFKEYILLEQKLYEFERCRTLYEKHVMYNPANCQTWIKWAEIERGLDDLERTRAIFELAISQPVLDMPEVVWKAYIDFEEEEGEYERTRELYERLLTKADHPKVWISYAQFEINIPEADEDEERPVSEEAKERARKIFERAHKSMKERELKAERVSLLNAWLAFEKTHGSPEDVKKVNKQMPRKTKKKRKLEDDTWEEYVDYIFPADDQQTRSLSNLLAMANAWKQQTGGKIGGEE; translated from the coding sequence ATGGAGACGTCACGTGGCCCACCAAGGGTCAAGAACAAGGCCGCCGCGCCTGTGCAGATTTCCGCCGAGCAGTTGCTTCGCGAGGCCGTCGATAGGCAAGAGGTCGCCCTCCAGAAGCCAACACAGCGCTTTGAGGATCTCGAAGAGTTGAAGGAGTACCAAGGTCGGAAACGTCGCGAGTATGAAGATTACGTTCGCCGAAACCGCGTTCGATTGGCAAACTGGCTTCAGTATGCCCAGTGGGAGCTCGAGCAGAAAGAGCTTGCGCGCGCCCGGTCTGTCTTTGAGCGCGCCCTCGATGTTCACCCCAACAACACTCAGCTTTGGATTCGATACATCGAGGCCGAGATAAAGAGCCGTAATATCAACCATGCGCGCAACCTCCTCGACCGCGCCGTCACCCGGCTGCCTCGCGTGTCGTCTCTGTGGTACAAGTATCTTTATGTCATGGAGATGCTGGGTGATATCCCCGGGACCCGTCAGGTATTCGACCGGTGGATGCAATGGCACCCAGATGAGAACGCGTGGGCGGCCTACATCCGTCTCGAGAAGCGATATGGCGAATATGacagggcgagggagatttTTCGCGCCTTCACCGCGGTGCACCCAGAACCGAGGACATGGCTGAAATGGGCCAAATTTGAGGAGGAACACGGAACGACCGATCTGGTACGCGAAGTCTTTCAGACGGCAATACAGACCATTGCTGAGCTGCTGGGCGATGATGCGGTTGACGAAAAGATATTCATTGCTTTTGCCAGATACGAGGCACGCTTGGGCGAATATGAACGGGCGCGGGCTATCTACAGATTCGGTCTTGACAACCTTCCAAGGTCCAAATCCATGATTCTTCATGCTCAGTACACCACTTTCGAAAAGCAGTTTGGTGACCgagagggagtggaggacgtcatcatcacaaagaggaggaggctttaTGAGGAGCAAGTGAAGGAGAACCCCAAGAACTACGATGTCTGGTTTGACTTTGCAAGGTTGGAAGAGAGCGGAGGCAATGCAGATCGTGTCCGTGAGGTTTACGAAAGGGCAATTGCTCAAGTGCCTCCCACTCAGGAGAAGCGCCACTGGAGGCGATACATCTTTCTGTTCCTCTTCTACGCGAtatgggaggagagggaagcCAAGGATATCGAACGTGCCCGGCAAATTTACGACACCTGTCTAGGATTGATCCCCCACAAGAAGTTCACCTTTGCCAAAATCTGGGTGGCCAAAGCTCACTTTGAGATCCGGCAGGGACAGCTTACCACTGCCCGAAAGACCCTGGGACGGGCCATTGGGATGTGTCCCAAGGACAAGCTCTTCAAAGAAtacatcctcctcgagcaAAAGCTGTACGAGTTCGAGAGGTGCCGGACCCTGTATGAGAAGCATGTCATGTACAATCCCGCCAACTGCCAAACATGGATCAAGTGGGCCGAGATTGAACGTGGCCTTGACGACCTGGAACGGACCCGCGCCATCTTCGAGCTCGCCATCAGTCAGCCAGTCCTGGACATGCCGGAAGTGGTGTGGAAAGCCTACATTGATttcgaggaagaagagggcgagTACGAGAGGACTCGCGAGCTGTACGAGCGCCTCCTTACCAAGGCCGACCACCCCAAGGTCTGGATCAGCTACGCCCAGTTCGAGATTAACATCCCAGAAgcggacgaggacgaggagcgCCCGGTGagcgaggaggccaaggagaggGCTCGCAAGATCTTTGAGCGTGCTCACAAGAGCAtgaaggagagagagctCAAGGCCGAGCGGGTGTCGCTGCTCAACGCGTGGTTGGCATTCGAGAAGACGCACGGCTCGCCAGAGGACGTCAAAAAGGTGAACAAAcagatgccgaggaagacgaagaaaaaaagaaagctgGAGGACGATACGTGGGAGGAGTATGTCGACTACATCTTCCCTGCGGACGACCAACAGACCAGGAGCTTGTCCAACTTGCTTGCCATGGCCAATGCCTGGAAGCAACAGACGGGTGGAAAGattggtggggaggaatgA
- the GCV1 gene encoding Aminomethyltransferase, mitochondrial (BUSCO:EOG09263J6Z; EggNog:ENOG503NUHA; COG:E), whose protein sequence is MQSTRSTALSRALRTAVRSHPHTAKRHTSSVALLSQRFQPQSQHQQHQPQNILSRPAASFTPSLTQQTRHASSSTTPQTELQKTPLYDLHLSHGGKMVPFGGFHMPVQYSSLGVAQSHLFTRSHASFFDVSHMVQRLILGPGAAAFLERITPSDCKNLETHKSTLSALMTLDGKGGISDDTIITKLAEDKFYVVTNAGCRGKDNNYIDREMAKWNTEMGHEGLKVREEQLDGWGLVAVQGPKAEEILQGVLAEEGVDLKKLLFGGSLYAKVKYGGGKVSSPLLISRGGYTGEDGFEISIPPLETVGVTEAFLAAGPEEIQLAGLGARDSLRLEAGMCLYGHDLNDSITPVEAGLSWIIPKERRSENAGYYGADVIAKQLVPRSKGGAGVHRRRIGLLVEGAPAREGAEIVSRSEDGKEAISLGTVTSGCPSPSLGKNIAMGYIKDGFHKAGTEVDILVRGRPRKAVVTKMPFVPTKYWKGTAPV, encoded by the coding sequence ATGCAGTCTACCAGATCAACTGCGCTCTCACGAGCACTCCGGACTGCTGTCCGCAGTCACCCCCACACCGCGAAGCGGCACACTAGCTCAGTTGCTTTGCTGTCACAGAGATTCCAACCTCAGTCGCAACATCAGCAACATCAGCCACAAAACATCCTCTCCCGCCCAGCAGCATCTTTCACACCTTCTCTCACACAACAAACACGCcatgcctcctcctccacgaccCCCCAAACTGAGCTCCAAAAAACCCCCCTCTACgacctccacctctcccacggCGGCAAAATGGTCCCCTTCGGCGGCTTCCACATGCCAGTCCAATACTCCTCCCTCGGCGTCGCCCAATCCCACCTCTTCACCCGCTCCCACGCCTCCTTCTTCGACGTCTCCCACATGGTCCAACGTCTCATCCTCGGCCCGGGCGCCGCCGCTTTCCTAGAGCGGATAACCCCCAGCGACTGCAAGAATCTCGAGACCCACAAGTCGACCCTCTCGGCGCTCATGACGCTGGATGGAAAAGGTGGAATTTCGGacgacaccatcatcaccaagctgGCCGAGGACAAGTTTTATGTTGTGACCAATGCTGGGTGCAGGGGGAAGGACAACAACTATATTGATCGGGAGATGGCGAAATGGAATACCGAGATGGGGCatgaggggttgaaggttagggaggagcagctggatgggtgggggttggttgctgtTCAGGGGCcaaaggcggaggagattTTGCAGGGGGTTTTGGCAGAAGAGGGGGTGGATTTGAAGAAGCTGctttttggggggagttTGTACGCCAAGGTGAAGtatgggggtgggaaggtgAGCAGCCCGCTTTTGATCAGCAGGGGAGGTTATACCGGTGAGGATGGTTTCGAGATTTCGATCCCCCCTCTTGAGACGGTGGGTGTTACCGAGGCCTTCCTCGCTGCTGGGCCGGAGGAGATCCAGCTTGCTGGGTTGGGCGCGAGAGATAGCTTGCGGTTGGAGGCGGGCATGTGTCTGTACGGGCATGACCTCAACGACTCCATTACTCCTGTTGAGGCTGGGTTGAGCTGGATTATTCccaaggagaggaggtcggAGAACGCGGGTTACTACGGCGCTGATGTCATCGCCAAGCAGCTCGTCCCCAGGAGCAAAGGGGGCGCGGGTGTCCATCGTCGCCGGATCGGTCTGCTTGTCGAGGGTGCGCCCGCGCGAGAAGGGGCCGAGATTGTCTCCCGCAGTGAGGATGGCAAGGAGGCGATTAGCTTGGGGACTGTGACGAGTGGGTGCCCTAGCCCGAGCCTGGGCAAGAACATCGCCATGGGATACATCAAGGATGGTTTCCACAAGGCTGGCACCGAGGTTGACATTTTGGTGCGTGGCCGGCCAaggaaggcggtggtgacCAAGATGCCGTTTGTGCCGACCAAGTACTGGAAGGGAACTGCCCCGGTGTAA
- a CDS encoding hypothetical protein (COG:I; EggNog:ENOG503NW6R) produces the protein MAVGGENGVFPNGGGNQSNGAGDHHIRRIPLSYDGANSEESALELVLTIRPDWADTAVNKVEFVRFTDGITNTLLKAVNKRPGLSKEEVDSEAILLRAYGNGTDVIIDRFRETQNHELLMRHGLAPELLARFENGMMYRFIQGSPTQSEDLRKPVIYKAVAQRLAQWHAVVPCIKAPTGHSRKNSRADGPMTLDSNLGDAEFQNVIDNVAPGKPPPNVWTVMQKWIFALPTDTEAQRARQAELQKELTWLVSQLSQRPGLGVNGLVFAHCDLLSGNVIVLPKTSQGVTNGDKATENVTFIDYEYATPSPAAFDIANHFAEWGGFDCDFSVLPTLAQRRQFIDEYIRAYFTYREEKKPGAVASVDQKAEVEQLLTEVDHFRGAPGFYWGIWALIQAEISTIDFDYASYAEIRLGEYYAWKDEVTGTRQKDGKEAPLRERRWAQEE, from the exons ATGGCTGTGGGCGGTGAGAACGGTGTTTTCCCCAACGGCGGCGGTAACCAGTCGAACGGGGCTGGCGACCATCACATCCGCCGAATTCCGCTTTCCTACGACGGTGCCAACTCCGAAGAATCAGCCCTTGAACTCGTCCTCACGATCCGCCCAGACTGGGCCGATACTGCGGTCAACAAGGTCGAGTTTGTGCGCTTCACAGATGGCATCACCAATACCCTGCTGAAGGCGGTCAACAAGCGCCCAGGGCTCTCCAAGGAAGAGGTGGACAGCGAGGCTATTCTGCTACGTGCCTACGGTAACGGCACCGATGTTATTATCGACCGGTTCCGTGAGACGCAGAACCATGAGCTGCTGATGAGACATGGACTGGCCCCAGAGCTGCTTGCGCGCTTCGAGAACGGGATGATGTACCGCTTCATCCAGGGATCACCCACTCAGTCCGAAGACCTGCGCAAGCCCGTCATTTACAAGGCTGTAGCGCAACGTCTGGCTCAGTGGCATGCTGTGGTTCCCTGTATCAAGGCTCCCACGGGACACAGCCGCAAGAACTCGAGAGCAGATGGGCCTATGACGCTGGACAGCAACCTCGGGGATGCCGAGTTTCAGAATGTTATCGACAATGTTGCCCCAGGAAAGCCGCCCCCGAATGTGTGGACTGTGATGCAGAAGTGGATCTTTGCTCTGCCTACAGATACGGAGGCGCAAAGGGCTCGTCAAGCCGAGTTGCAAAAGGAGCTTACATGGCTGGTCTCGCAGCTGAGCCAGCGGCCCGGCCTGGGTGTGAACGGG TTGGTCTTTGCGCACTGCGACTTGCTCAGCGGCAACGTTATCGTTCTCCCCAAAACCTCACAGGGTGTAACAAACGGTGACAAGGCTACCGAAAATGTCACCTTCATCGATTACGAATATGCTACCCCTTCCCCCGCAGCCTTTGACATCGCCAACCACTTTGCTGAATGGGGCGGCTTCGACTGCGACTTCAGTGTTCTTCCCACTCTGGCTCAGAGACGCCAGTTCATTGACGAATACATCCGCGCCTACTTTACTTACCgggaagagaagaagcccGGTGCTGTTGCTAGTGTTGACCAGAAGGCCGAGGTGGAACAGCTACTCACAGAGGTTGACCACTTCCGCGGCGCCCCAGGGTTTTACTGGGGCATCTGGGCTCTTATCCAGGCCGAGATTTCCACCATTGACTTTGATTATGCCTCGTACGCCGAGATCAGGCTCGGAGAGTACTATGCCTGGAAGGACGAGGTGACAGGCACAAGACAAAAAGACGGAAAAGAAGCGCCCCTCAGAGAAAGGAGATGGGCTCAGGAGGAGTAA